Proteins encoded in a region of the Paenibacillus sp. W2I17 genome:
- the nikC gene encoding nickel transporter permease, with amino-acid sequence MKTMPLPISTTKSKKHSWQAIVGLLFALLVIAASLYAFLVLKHDHTLTDLRGRLQGASALHPFGTDHLGRDVLTRLLLGGGQTLGYSLLALGAALLIGIPFGLIAGYKRGWVDKLFMRIADAFLAFPDTIVAIVLSGLLGAGIGNLVLAIVIVKWVSYARLVRSTVLSESQKDYIRIARTNGLSDGRIMRKHLLPHIAGHVLVLASLDLGKIILLISSLSYIGLGAQPPTPEWGAMLNDSRPYFQSRPELMIYPGLAIVSVVLLANMLGDYLRDRFDVKKEVQP; translated from the coding sequence ATGAAAACCATGCCCCTGCCCATTTCAACGACAAAATCTAAAAAACATAGCTGGCAGGCGATCGTTGGTTTGCTATTTGCACTTCTAGTCATCGCGGCCTCCTTGTATGCCTTTTTAGTTCTGAAACATGATCATACCTTAACCGATCTGCGCGGACGATTGCAGGGCGCAAGTGCTCTCCACCCGTTTGGTACGGACCATCTGGGCCGCGATGTACTGACACGTCTGCTGCTTGGCGGCGGCCAAACACTGGGGTATAGCTTGCTGGCACTCGGTGCTGCATTGCTGATCGGTATTCCATTTGGTTTGATCGCGGGTTACAAACGTGGCTGGGTCGATAAGTTGTTCATGCGGATTGCTGATGCCTTTCTTGCTTTCCCTGATACCATCGTAGCGATTGTGCTAAGTGGCCTGCTTGGCGCGGGAATCGGTAATCTGGTATTGGCGATCGTGATTGTGAAGTGGGTCAGCTATGCGCGTCTTGTTCGAAGTACGGTTTTATCGGAGTCACAAAAGGATTACATTCGCATCGCCCGGACCAACGGACTGTCGGACGGTCGAATCATGAGAAAACATCTGCTTCCGCATATCGCAGGCCATGTGCTCGTGTTAGCCAGTCTTGATCTGGGCAAAATTATCCTGCTCATCTCTTCCTTGTCCTACATCGGGCTTGGCGCACAGCCGCCAACACCTGAATGGGGTGCGATGCTGAACGACTCGCGGCCTTACTTCCAGTCTCGGCCAGAGCTGATGATCTATCCGGGCCTTGCCATTGTCTCGGTAGTCCTGCTTGCCAACATGCTGGGCGACTATCTAAGAGACCGGTTTGACGTGAAGAAGGAGGTGCAACCATGA